From Pararhizobium sp. A13:
CGCGTGAACTGCGGCGGGTTCCTGGCCGAGCCCTGGAACTGGTTGACCATCTGGCATTCGGTCACCTGGATGCGGCCGAGCGAGACGGCGAAGCCGAGTTCGGGAACGTCGAGTTCGACCTCGACTTCGCCGATGCGGATTTCGCCCACGAAAGGATGGGTGCGGGCATAGCCGCGCTGGGTCGAATAGGCGAGCGCCAGCAGAAATCCCTCGTCGCCACGCGCCAGCGCCTGCAGGCGCAGGTCTCGGTTCAACGGAAACTCCAAGGGTTCGCGCGTCAGGTCGCCGGGCACATGATCCTCCGGCAGCTTGCCATCACCCTCGATCAAGCCTTCGCCGGCGAGAATATCGGAGACGCGCATCATCGGGCTCTCGTCAGCACTGCGGCGAACGGGATCAGCGACCGGCTCGTCCGTCAGCAGCGACGGATCGAGCAGGCGGTGGGTATAGTCGAAGGTCGGGCCCAGAAGCTGGCCGCCGGGCAGGTCCTTGTAGGTCGCCGAGACGCGGCGCTCGATCTTCATGCTTGCCGTATCGACCGGCTCCGACATGCCGAACCGCGGCAGCGTCGTGCGGTAGGCACGCAGGATGAAGATCGCCTCGATCATGTCGCCGCGTGCCTGCCGGACGGCAAGGGCCGCCAGTTCGCGGTCGTAAAGCGAGGCTTCCGCCATGACGCGGTCGACCGCAAGGCCAAGCTGGGCGACGATCTGGTCGATGGAGATCGCAGGCAGCGACCGATCGCCGCGACGGCGATCGGCGAGAAGCTGGTGTGCATTGACGATGGCCGCCTCGCCACCCTTGACTGCAACATACATGATCAGATCTCCCTGCGGCGAAGCTTGGTGGTGCGCGGCAGGCAAAGAATGTTCGTGCCTGCGACCAGGATCAGATCGACACCCCTTGGAAACAGCGCGCGATTTTCCGCCCAGAGGGTGAGGAAAATGCCCGGCAGGCCGACCGGCGAAATGATGGTCTCGTGCTTGATTCCGGGGCCGGTGGCGACCAATTCCGCGCCGCCTTCGAGCGACGCGATTTCAAGCACCAGCGTTGCGGAGCGATCCGGATATTCCTGCGTGCCAAGCGCGAACTGGTCGAAACCCGGAACGATGCCACCAGCGTCGACGAAGACGAGGCGGGCCTCTGGCTTGACCTCCGTCAGCGACGCGCCGGTGTGGAAGGACAGCCAGGCCGGCACCGATGAATTGGCAAGGGCAGGGCTGAGCCAGACGGGGGTTCCGTCGTCGCACAGGGTCAGCGCAATCGCTCCGGCACCGGCACCAAGCGGCGCCGGTGGACTTGCCGATGCGCCAAGCGGCGCGATCGTGCCGGGGCGTGCCATGGCATCCATCAGAGCCCGGAATACGGCCTGCGACTGGAAAACAGGCTCCGTGAAGGCACCGGCATAGGCGCTGGCGTGGATTTCGGTCTGAACGCCCATCAGTTGTCTCCCCGGACCATCGTGAAGAAATCGACGCGTGTCGCCGCGGTCTGTTCGGCCTGTTTGCGGTCTTCAGCCGCGACATGGTTTTCAACCGCGTCGATCAGCGATTCGACGGCCTGCCTATGTTCTGGTCGCTGGCGAAGCGCATCGAAAACCGCGGCAAGACGCGCCTTCTCACGGTCATTGCCGAGCAGCTGGCCGTGGCCGATCTCGCCCGAGCCGAGCCGCACCGTGGCCCGGCTGACCGTCGCCTCGCCGAGATTGAAGGCGTCACCGCCGCCGCCGATGCGGCCACGCACCATGACAAGACCGCTTTCCGGCCCGCGCACCGCATGCACCTCGGGCTTCGGCTCGATCGCCCGCCAGCCCGCGCTGAGCTCTGCGATCGAGGCCTTTGCCAGCAGCTCCATCGCCCGCTTGCGCTCATTCACCGCCGCGCCGCTCTTTTGTTTCATGGTATCCATTGCTTTCGTCCGAAATGTCTAATAATATAGACAACTATACATCTGATAAGTGTTTCTAGAATCCCAACATGACGAGCTTGTGACATGAATGCGAAAAAGGCGGTCGAGCGACAGACGGGCGTGGCTCTCTGGCGGCAGATCGCCGATCTGATCCGGCTGTCGATCAGCAATGGCGACTACGACCAGACCGGCATGGTGCCGCCGGAAGTCGTCCTCGCCGGCCAGTTCGGCGTCAACAGGCATACTGTGCGCAGCGCCCTTGCCGCCCTCGCCGAAGAAGGGCTGGTGCAGGCGATCCAGGGCCGTGGCACGATGATACAGCGGAAAGAACGGCTGAGCTTTCCGATTTCGAGGCGCACGCGCTTCTCGCAGGGCCTCGGCGGTCAAGCCCGTGAGACGGTCGCGAGGCTGCTCTCCCGGGCCGCCCTAC
This genomic window contains:
- a CDS encoding carbon-phosphorus lyase complex subunit PhnI, whose amino-acid sequence is MYVAVKGGEAAIVNAHQLLADRRRGDRSLPAISIDQIVAQLGLAVDRVMAEASLYDRELAALAVRQARGDMIEAIFILRAYRTTLPRFGMSEPVDTASMKIERRVSATYKDLPGGQLLGPTFDYTHRLLDPSLLTDEPVADPVRRSADESPMMRVSDILAGEGLIEGDGKLPEDHVPGDLTREPLEFPLNRDLRLQALARGDEGFLLALAYSTQRGYARTHPFVGEIRIGEVEVELDVPELGFAVSLGRIQVTECQMVNQFQGSARNPPQFTRGYGLVFGQSERKAMAMSLVDRALRAEEFGEDIVAPAQDEEFVISHSDNVQATGFVEHLKLPHYVDFQAELDLVRRMCAEYDAKSGAEKDSGLPEAAE
- the phnH gene encoding phosphonate C-P lyase system protein PhnH; this translates as MGVQTEIHASAYAGAFTEPVFQSQAVFRALMDAMARPGTIAPLGASASPPAPLGAGAGAIALTLCDDGTPVWLSPALANSSVPAWLSFHTGASLTEVKPEARLVFVDAGGIVPGFDQFALGTQEYPDRSATLVLEIASLEGGAELVATGPGIKHETIISPVGLPGIFLTLWAENRALFPRGVDLILVAGTNILCLPRTTKLRRREI
- the phnG gene encoding phosphonate C-P lyase system protein PhnG, yielding MDTMKQKSGAAVNERKRAMELLAKASIAELSAGWRAIEPKPEVHAVRGPESGLVMVRGRIGGGGDAFNLGEATVSRATVRLGSGEIGHGQLLGNDREKARLAAVFDALRQRPEHRQAVESLIDAVENHVAAEDRKQAEQTAATRVDFFTMVRGDN